The Zea mays subsp. mays mitochondrion, complete genome genome contains a region encoding:
- the orf100-a1 gene encoding hypothetical protein produces MLKKVQEKLMLVQELTLSTKETLPQPTSSDELYSFFAITPLSASSISDDTLAEDENDYDEEKRMKADFLFPVVGTSTPITKEEQSPVLPIYTTRRREESR; encoded by the coding sequence ATGCTAAAGAAGGTGCAAGAAAAGCTTATGCTGGTGCAAGAACTTACCCTCTCTACGAAAGAGACCTTGCCACAGCCCACTTCCTCGGACGAGTTATATTCCTTTTTTGCTATTACCCCACTCTCTGCTTCTTCTATATCTGATGATACCTTAGCCGAGGACGAAAACGACTACGACGAAGAAAAACGAATGAAGGCCGATTTCCTTTTCCCGGTGGTGGGTACCTCGACTCCAATAACAAAAGAAGAACAGTCTCCCGTACTGCCAATCTACACTACACGAAGAAGGGAGGAAAGCCGTTGA